Part of the Cardinium endosymbiont of Culicoides punctatus genome, CCTAAAAATATAGTAACATTTATGTAATAAATAGAGAAAATAAAAAATCCCAAATTTTTGTGCGAAATGTCGGATCTAACTTCCATCGAAACCCATAAGTATTATAATGCGTAACCATGTCCACTATATAAGCCACTTCCATTCCATATAGTAGTTCTATTTGCTCCAATGTAACCCATTGTATCCTCTATTACATCATGCAACAGAGCTGCCAAAATGGTATCAGAGTTATTGGTAGCTTCTAATACAATCTTAGCTACCCACATAGGATGGGTATAAAAAGGATCACCTGACTTACGTATAACATTTCCATGTGCTTTCTTAATAAAGTGAATAGTTTCCTTTACCTTTTGCTCAGTTAACGTTGTTTTGCTTACAACTAAACGAATCAGCTCTTTTTCTTGCGCTAAACTTGCAGCAGTTTCTGCTACTTTATTAGATAAGTCATTGGTATGATATCGTTTAAACCGCATAACTTTTTTACCATCAATAGGTAATATGTAGAGACAGGTTAAACCAGTTTCTGTTTCTATGGTTTCCATATATCCTCCATGAGCTTGTACAATTTGTCTACTTTCTTCTTGATACAGATTATTTATTGTCTTAGGTAAATATCCTGAACGAAGTTCATCTGTAACTTCGTAAGTAAGTAGTATATTTGGCTTATCTGTATCTGTAGACATAGAAAAAACAAGTGCAGGTAATACAGGAGATTTTAGTTGCTTCTCATGCGTACTATGTATGACTGCCTGGTAAGGATTAGGGAAAGGGTAAGACAATAATGTATCCGAAATAGTTAAATAAATTGTATGATCTATGGTGTATTTACCCTGGCATAGGTGTAAAAAATTTGGTGGTGGTACAAATATATGATGGAATAAGTATTTGATCTTGAGTGTATTTTATATCGTTTAATAAGAAGTGGTTAATTTTTTTTAAGCAAACACATTACAGAAAGCTATTCTGAATGCCTCACTAACATAGATATAGTAAATAATGGCTTTAACAAAGACAAAAAATAGAATTATTTATGCAAAAAAATCAATACAATATTCATTATCAAAACAAAAATATAAAATCTAGTTTGAGTAATTTAGTATCATATATTTGTACCACCACCAAAAATTTATAGTAAGTAATCTCTCAAAAGTAATTGATTCCGTTAATAAGTATTTTTCTTTGGTTTGTTTCTTTAAAAGCAGCTGTATTGGTATATCTAGCTTCCTAACCATTTCATAAGATTTTAGGATCAGCTCTTCTATGTAAACTTTATGAATAGACTGTGGACTTAATGTAAACGTACGTTCTTCCTTAGCTCTTTTCAGAAGAGATTGGGTAAATATATAGAGCTTATTCTGAAATTCCTGTATAGGTAGATTTTCTACATATGGGTTTAATAAATCAGT contains:
- a CDS encoding HD domain-containing protein, whose product is MSYPFPNPYQAVIHSTHEKQLKSPVLPALVFSMSTDTDKPNILLTYEVTDELRSGYLPKTINNLYQEESRQIVQAHGGYMETIETETGLTCLYILPIDGKKVMRFKRYHTNDLSNKVAETAASLAQEKELIRLVVSKTTLTEQKVKETIHFIKKAHGNVIRKSGDPFYTHPMWVAKIVLEATNNSDTILAALLHDVIEDTMGYIGANRTTIWNGSGLYSGHGYAL